The following coding sequences are from one Verrucosispora sp. WMMD573 window:
- the eccB gene encoding type VII secretion protein EccB codes for MPSRQDQLHSYQFTVQRTVAALVTRETDPAQSPMRRLAGAGMAGVLVAVIGLGAAALYGLFTGGGVKWRDAGVVIVEKESGARFVYREEKLHPVLNYASALLIIGAQRPKTVLVSRRSIDGVPRGLPLGIRDAPDSLPPAARLATAPWSVCSVPPTEPAAAARSVLLVGTGGTGGQPLGRDALLLRAPDGRLHLLWQQQRHLIRDTDRVLAALVTTRSRSVPVAAALLNSVPAGLDLAPPEPPDLGRRSTLVAGARIGDVLVVSNSGGGRQYAVVLRDGLAGITELQAGLLLARTGQREPEQISLGRFAALPQVPDLVPAGPDAPPVAPPRLATPEPATICVRVGDDTGAVEVRRGVELPTLASGPEQPAESTTADQVVVEPGRGALVESVAMPGATGGAISVVTDLGRRYALAGPEVTGMLGYADVRPVRLPAGVVSLVPAGAPLDPGVARQRATPA; via the coding sequence ATGCCGTCGCGGCAGGATCAGCTGCACTCGTACCAGTTCACTGTCCAGCGGACGGTGGCCGCGCTGGTGACGCGAGAGACCGATCCGGCGCAGTCCCCGATGCGCCGGCTCGCCGGAGCCGGGATGGCCGGCGTCCTGGTGGCGGTCATCGGGTTGGGGGCCGCCGCGCTGTACGGCCTCTTCACCGGCGGCGGCGTGAAGTGGCGCGACGCCGGTGTGGTCATCGTGGAAAAGGAGTCCGGCGCCCGGTTCGTCTACCGGGAGGAAAAGCTGCATCCGGTGCTCAACTACGCCTCCGCGCTGCTCATCATCGGCGCGCAGCGGCCGAAGACCGTGCTGGTGTCCCGGCGGTCGATCGACGGAGTGCCGAGGGGGTTGCCGTTGGGCATCCGCGACGCTCCCGACTCGCTGCCCCCGGCGGCCCGGCTGGCCACCGCACCGTGGTCGGTCTGTTCGGTGCCCCCGACCGAGCCCGCAGCGGCGGCACGCTCGGTGCTGCTGGTGGGCACCGGCGGCACCGGCGGCCAGCCGCTGGGCCGGGACGCGTTGCTGCTGCGTGCTCCCGACGGCCGGCTGCACCTGCTATGGCAGCAGCAGCGACACCTGATCCGGGACACCGACCGGGTGCTGGCCGCGCTGGTGACCACCCGTTCCCGGTCCGTCCCGGTGGCCGCCGCGCTGCTCAACTCGGTGCCGGCCGGTCTCGACCTGGCCCCACCGGAACCGCCCGACCTGGGTCGGCGATCCACCCTGGTCGCCGGCGCCCGAATCGGTGACGTCCTGGTGGTGAGCAACTCCGGCGGCGGGCGGCAGTACGCAGTGGTGCTGCGTGACGGGCTCGCCGGCATCACCGAGCTACAGGCCGGTCTGCTGCTCGCCCGCACCGGTCAGCGGGAGCCGGAGCAGATCAGCCTCGGCCGGTTCGCCGCCCTGCCCCAGGTGCCAGACCTCGTCCCCGCCGGTCCCGACGCGCCGCCGGTTGCTCCGCCCCGGCTGGCCACGCCGGAGCCGGCCACGATCTGCGTACGGGTGGGTGATGACACCGGCGCGGTGGAGGTGCGGCGGGGTGTGGAACTGCCGACGCTGGCCTCCGGCCCCGAACAGCCGGCCGAGTCGACGACCGCGGACCAGGTGGTGGTGGAGCCGGGGCGGGGCGCGCTCGTCGAATCGGTCGCCATGCCGGGTGCCACCGGCGGCGCGATCTCCGTGGTGACCGACCTCGGCCGCCGGTACGCGCTCGCCGGCCCCGAGGTGACCGGCATGCTCGGCTACGCGGACGTGCGACCCGTCCGGCTGCCCGCCGGCGTGGTCAGCCTCGTACCCGCCGGCGCGCCGCTCGACCCGGGCGTGGCCCGTCAGCGCGCCACCCCCGCCTGA